One region of Corynebacterium capitovis DSM 44611 genomic DNA includes:
- a CDS encoding DUF2218 domain-containing protein encodes MGELITSTARVRTERAGRYGKQMASHFGRKIEAEWDPDAMRGQLVFPSDGAPTTCDMLCGEDVLMLTLQATPENVERMEGVVGRHLERFGERDGLVVTWVRGG; translated from the coding sequence ATGGGTGAACTCATCACGTCGACTGCCCGGGTAAGAACCGAACGGGCCGGGCGCTACGGCAAGCAAATGGCCAGCCACTTCGGCAGGAAGATCGAAGCGGAGTGGGACCCTGACGCGATGCGCGGCCAGCTCGTGTTCCCCTCAGACGGTGCCCCGACAACCTGCGACATGTTGTGTGGGGAAGACGTACTCATGCTCACCCTTCAGGCCACCCCCGAAAATGTGGAGAGAATGGAGGGGGTTGTTGGCCGTCACCTGGAACGATTCGGAGAACGGGACGGTCTCGTCGTGACATGGGTGAGAGGAGGGTGA
- a CDS encoding DUF808 domain-containing protein: MSGGLLALLDDVALIARTASASVDDIAGMAAKTSAKAAGVVIDDAAVTPQYVSDVSPARELPMIWKITKGSLRNKLVIVLPIALLLNAVAPWALVPILMVGGTYLCFEGAEKIAQKLGGHHEDPSAKGAKNEKTLVRSAITTDLILSAEIMIISLDQVKDEPFLMETAVLIAVGILMTVVVYGAVAVLVKVDDIGLGMIQRGHTPRLGRALVTAMPYVLSLIGVVGTVAMLWVGGHLIIRGLHEVFGWHALHDLIERGVHAVGGGAIGWCVETGISLVIGLIAGFIVFGVMSLVAKVRSR; this comes from the coding sequence GTGTCCGGTGGCTTACTCGCGCTTCTCGACGACGTTGCGCTCATTGCCCGTACCGCTTCCGCCTCGGTGGACGATATCGCCGGGATGGCCGCCAAAACCTCGGCGAAAGCCGCGGGGGTGGTCATCGATGACGCTGCCGTGACCCCGCAATACGTCTCCGACGTCTCCCCGGCCCGCGAGCTACCGATGATCTGGAAGATCACCAAAGGCTCACTGCGCAACAAGCTGGTGATCGTTCTTCCGATCGCGCTGCTCCTCAACGCGGTTGCTCCATGGGCCCTGGTGCCCATCCTCATGGTGGGCGGCACCTACCTGTGTTTTGAGGGGGCCGAGAAGATCGCGCAGAAGCTTGGAGGCCATCACGAGGACCCGTCGGCAAAAGGCGCCAAGAATGAGAAGACGCTAGTCCGCAGTGCAATCACGACCGATCTCATCCTCTCGGCGGAAATCATGATCATCTCCCTCGACCAGGTCAAAGACGAGCCGTTCCTGATGGAGACGGCGGTGCTGATCGCGGTGGGTATCCTCATGACGGTCGTGGTCTACGGGGCTGTCGCTGTCCTGGTCAAGGTCGACGACATCGGGCTGGGAATGATCCAGCGTGGCCATACCCCTCGTCTGGGGCGCGCCCTCGTCACCGCGATGCCTTATGTCCTCTCGCTGATTGGGGTGGTTGGAACGGTGGCGATGCTGTGGGTAGGCGGGCACCTCATCATCCGGGGCCTGCATGAGGTTTTCGGGTGGCACGCTCTTCACGACCTCATTGAGCGCGGTGTCCACGCTGTCGGCGGTGGTGCGATCGGATGGTGCGTGGAAACGGGCATCTCGCTTGTCATCGGACTCATCGCCGGATTCATCGTGTTCGGCGTCATGTCGCTGGTAGCTAAAGTCCGGTCCCGCTAG
- a CDS encoding ATP-binding cassette domain-containing protein: MQHDVIRVTGARENNLHSVSVDIPKHSLTVFAGLSGSGKSSLAFNVIAAESRRLINETYSTFVQGFMPSMARPDVDKLEGLTTAIVVDQEPLGASARSTVGTATDVTAMLRVLFSRIAEPNAGGPGAYSFNVPSVSGGGVLTDARGRKKVLRNYKRTGGMCPACEGTGRASTLDVEEVVDRSLSLIDGAIRVPGYKPGSWQLRHFIDSGFFPIDVPLAQFTEEQLHALLWSEPKRVDYLGFNTTYEGLIPKLTKSLKGKEKEGLPKAMREFADRALATGPCPTCHGTRLAEHALESRVEGNNIAELCLMEVGELAEWFTRIDAPSVAPLVEAIRETLATFSMIGLDYLTLDRPTSTLSGGEAQRVKMVRHLGSALTNVTYVFDEPTAGLHPADIDRMNTLLLALRDKGNTVLVVEHKPQTIGIADRVVELGPGAGTSGGTIVFSGSVAQLRDAGTVTARHLQDRYELKPDSECRPGSGVISVRGASGNNLGSVDVDIPRAALTVITGVAGSGKSTLARSIPRDEKTVWVDQSAISGSRCSNPATFTGALDPIRKAFAKENGVTPSLFSPNSEGACENCKGAGVVYVDLGIMQGVDVPCEVCEGKRFDQAVLEYSFGGKDISEVLAMPAGEAAGFFAEHRVPAAARIAGYLVDVGLGYIRLGQPLTTLSGGERQRLKLASHLNDKATLFILDEPTHGLHVADSFNLVKLFDSLVDKGATVVIIEHNPAVITRADHIIDMGPGAGSAGGRIVAQGTPSLVAQSKSSVTGRYLKGLSA, encoded by the coding sequence GTGCAGCATGACGTCATCCGGGTCACTGGAGCCCGCGAGAACAACCTCCACAGCGTTTCAGTTGACATTCCCAAACACAGTCTGACGGTCTTCGCTGGCTTGTCAGGGTCGGGCAAATCCTCGTTGGCGTTTAACGTCATCGCCGCCGAATCCCGCCGGCTGATCAACGAGACGTATTCCACCTTCGTGCAGGGTTTCATGCCCTCCATGGCACGCCCAGACGTCGACAAGCTCGAAGGCTTAACCACGGCGATCGTTGTCGACCAAGAGCCCCTCGGCGCCAGTGCTCGTTCGACCGTGGGCACCGCAACCGATGTCACCGCGATGTTGCGCGTTCTCTTTTCCCGCATTGCGGAGCCGAACGCGGGCGGGCCCGGCGCGTACTCCTTCAACGTCCCGTCCGTCTCGGGCGGAGGCGTCCTCACCGACGCCCGCGGTCGCAAAAAAGTGCTGCGTAACTACAAGCGCACGGGCGGAATGTGCCCAGCGTGCGAAGGCACGGGTAGGGCCTCGACCCTCGACGTGGAGGAGGTCGTGGACCGGAGCCTCTCGCTTATCGACGGCGCCATTCGCGTCCCTGGTTACAAGCCCGGGTCGTGGCAGCTGCGGCACTTCATCGATTCCGGCTTTTTCCCTATCGACGTTCCCCTCGCGCAGTTTACCGAGGAACAGTTGCACGCATTGTTGTGGTCAGAACCGAAACGTGTTGACTACCTCGGGTTCAACACGACGTACGAGGGGTTGATCCCCAAACTGACGAAGTCCCTGAAGGGCAAGGAAAAAGAGGGCCTTCCAAAGGCGATGCGTGAATTCGCCGACCGCGCCCTGGCTACGGGTCCCTGCCCGACCTGCCACGGCACCCGCCTCGCGGAACACGCGCTGGAATCCCGCGTGGAGGGGAACAACATCGCCGAGCTGTGCCTCATGGAAGTCGGCGAGCTCGCGGAGTGGTTCACCCGTATCGACGCCCCCTCGGTTGCCCCCCTCGTCGAGGCGATTCGCGAAACGTTGGCGACGTTCAGCATGATTGGCTTGGACTACCTCACCCTTGACCGCCCAACGTCGACCTTGTCTGGCGGTGAGGCGCAGCGCGTCAAGATGGTCAGGCACCTCGGTTCCGCCCTGACGAACGTCACGTACGTATTCGACGAACCCACCGCGGGGCTCCACCCCGCAGACATCGACCGCATGAACACCCTCCTTCTCGCGTTGCGAGATAAGGGAAACACCGTCTTGGTGGTCGAGCACAAGCCGCAGACCATCGGGATCGCTGACCGCGTAGTCGAGCTGGGCCCCGGGGCCGGTACCTCGGGCGGCACGATCGTATTTTCGGGCAGCGTTGCGCAGCTCCGCGATGCAGGGACCGTAACGGCCCGCCACCTGCAGGACCGTTACGAACTCAAACCGGACAGTGAATGCAGACCTGGAAGTGGCGTCATCAGCGTACGCGGGGCCTCAGGCAACAACCTCGGTTCGGTTGATGTCGACATCCCGCGCGCTGCGCTCACCGTGATCACGGGTGTCGCCGGTTCCGGGAAGTCGACGCTCGCTCGCTCCATTCCGCGGGACGAGAAGACGGTGTGGGTCGACCAGTCCGCCATTTCAGGCTCACGGTGCTCCAACCCCGCCACCTTCACAGGCGCCCTCGACCCGATCAGGAAAGCGTTTGCCAAAGAGAACGGCGTCACACCTTCGCTTTTCTCCCCCAATTCCGAGGGTGCGTGCGAGAACTGCAAGGGTGCCGGGGTTGTCTACGTGGATCTCGGGATCATGCAGGGTGTCGATGTCCCGTGCGAGGTCTGCGAGGGAAAGCGCTTCGACCAAGCGGTTTTGGAGTATTCATTCGGCGGCAAAGATATCTCTGAGGTGCTCGCCATGCCCGCCGGAGAGGCTGCCGGGTTCTTCGCCGAGCACCGAGTCCCCGCCGCTGCCCGCATCGCGGGCTACCTTGTCGACGTCGGCCTCGGGTACATCCGCCTCGGCCAACCGTTGACGACTCTGTCGGGCGGAGAGCGCCAGCGTCTCAAACTGGCGAGCCACCTCAACGACAAAGCCACCCTCTTCATTCTCGATGAGCCCACCCATGGCCTTCACGTCGCGGACTCTTTCAACCTGGTAAAGCTCTTCGACTCGCTCGTTGACAAGGGCGCAACCGTTGTCATAATCGAACACAACCCGGCTGTCATCACCCGGGCCGACCACATCATCGATATGGGACCTGGCGCTGGATCGGCAGGCGGCCGCATTGTCGCCCAGGGCACCCCTTCCCTCGTGGCACAGTCGAAGTCCTCGGTCACCGGTCGCTACCTCAAGGGTTTGAGCGCCTAA
- a CDS encoding cupin domain-containing protein: MSKGVGDHGPNPYKVNIEQATVTNDAFRDTLWTGKNLQLTVMSIPAGGEIGAEIHDGHDQFLRIEEGKVRAMIGSSEDDLELDEIAEDDDAIFVPAGKWHNFVNVGEEPVKLYSIYAPPEHEPGTFHATKADADAAEE; encoded by the coding sequence ATGTCCAAGGGCGTTGGAGACCACGGCCCGAACCCGTACAAGGTCAACATTGAACAGGCAACCGTTACGAACGACGCGTTCCGGGACACATTGTGGACCGGTAAGAACCTCCAGCTGACCGTGATGTCCATCCCGGCCGGGGGCGAGATTGGCGCGGAAATCCACGACGGGCACGACCAGTTCCTGCGCATCGAGGAAGGCAAGGTCCGTGCGATGATCGGCTCGAGCGAGGACGATCTCGAGCTGGATGAGATCGCGGAGGATGACGATGCGATCTTCGTGCCCGCCGGTAAGTGGCACAACTTTGTCAACGTCGGGGAAGAACCCGTCAAGCTGTACTCCATCTATGCCCCGCCGGAGCACGAGCCCGGCACGTTCCACGCGACAAAGGCCGACGCCGACGCCGCGGAGGAGTAG
- a CDS encoding DUF4185 domain-containing protein: MTLHRKLLAFSVAGSLGLAALTVPAASASSLSSGGRVTTDDPTPPGPSLPVTMPGGFTVQLIGDILGKDLGGFVGDLGVMSPIGNGDTFTMIFGDSFLGGAFGTGEWLSPVGVVAQLIDGVVKIVRPLNDGEKVGQLIKYEHTDSLTLIPSDVMNVNGTLYLQGMWNKGIGNVRQTEIWKSTDDGKTWASIGKTSPSFMGGMGNLISWQQGQDGFFYVVSSGFQRKDPVYLSRFTLNQIGDRTKWEVYDPTTKSWGTSANPILQKNVKAGEMNLRYIDGYWVLAMFNESTGAIEVRASKELARNWDDVPAATVVKNGPWAGTQSPINFSQPYGGYIVPGSTLADMNIIVSQWNTSNNSRYNSTQFNIKGLDTFFQVTPSETVLKVTETPAVANTPEQAAEDSLLERQPEVIAVVAADDAGGGTGATPGATPGATPGATATTN, translated from the coding sequence GTGACCCTCCACCGAAAGCTCCTTGCGTTTTCAGTTGCCGGTAGCCTCGGCCTCGCCGCACTGACCGTTCCCGCCGCCTCCGCCTCCTCCCTCAGTTCCGGCGGACGGGTGACAACCGACGACCCGACTCCGCCCGGCCCTAGCCTCCCGGTCACCATGCCCGGTGGGTTTACCGTTCAGCTCATCGGCGACATTCTGGGCAAAGACCTGGGAGGTTTTGTCGGTGACCTCGGGGTCATGTCGCCAATCGGAAATGGCGACACCTTCACGATGATCTTCGGCGACTCGTTCCTCGGCGGGGCGTTTGGCACTGGAGAGTGGCTCAGCCCCGTGGGTGTGGTGGCGCAGTTGATCGATGGCGTCGTTAAGATCGTGCGGCCGTTAAACGACGGTGAGAAGGTCGGTCAGCTGATCAAGTACGAACACACCGACAGCTTGACGCTGATCCCGTCCGACGTGATGAACGTCAATGGGACGCTCTATCTGCAGGGCATGTGGAATAAGGGAATTGGCAATGTCCGCCAGACGGAGATCTGGAAGTCGACGGACGACGGCAAGACCTGGGCTTCGATCGGAAAAACCAGCCCGTCATTTATGGGGGGAATGGGCAACCTCATCTCTTGGCAGCAAGGCCAGGACGGGTTCTTCTACGTCGTATCTTCAGGCTTCCAGCGGAAAGACCCCGTCTACCTGTCGCGGTTCACCCTCAACCAAATTGGGGACCGAACGAAGTGGGAGGTCTACGATCCCACGACGAAGTCCTGGGGAACCAGCGCTAACCCGATCCTGCAAAAGAACGTCAAGGCCGGGGAGATGAACCTGCGCTACATCGACGGATATTGGGTTCTGGCCATGTTTAACGAATCCACCGGGGCTATCGAGGTCCGCGCCTCGAAGGAGCTGGCACGCAACTGGGATGACGTGCCCGCGGCGACGGTGGTGAAGAACGGACCGTGGGCTGGCACCCAGTCCCCGATCAATTTCTCCCAGCCTTACGGTGGCTATATCGTGCCGGGATCCACGCTGGCAGACATGAATATCATCGTCTCGCAGTGGAACACGTCGAACAACAGCCGCTACAACTCAACACAATTTAACATCAAGGGACTGGATACGTTCTTCCAGGTCACGCCAAGCGAAACCGTCCTCAAGGTGACGGAGACGCCGGCCGTCGCTAACACCCCGGAGCAGGCCGCGGAAGATTCCCTTCTAGAGCGGCAGCCAGAAGTGATTGCCGTCGTCGCGGCGGATGACGCTGGTGGCGGCACTGGGGCCACCCCCGGGGCCACCCCTGGGGCCACCCCTGGGGCCACAGCCACGACGAACTAG
- a CDS encoding pyridoxamine 5'-phosphate oxidase family protein, with translation MTYLDSEYLAGLSSLTGHAPVFDTGNLPADPFELFAEWFEKAVDAGCEDVRAATVATVDENGVPDARVMNLMKLDHDGFSFGTGAGSTKVEQMTDSPVAALNFWWQPMNRAVRVRGSARLEAAPSESFNVWRIEPVRFEYFQAVDARNATRVEYSYEGSGWRVKVLDA, from the coding sequence ATGACGTACCTAGATTCGGAATACCTCGCGGGGCTATCTTCTCTCACCGGGCACGCCCCCGTTTTTGATACCGGCAACCTCCCTGCCGACCCGTTTGAACTGTTCGCGGAGTGGTTTGAAAAGGCCGTCGACGCGGGTTGCGAGGATGTCCGCGCGGCGACCGTCGCCACTGTCGACGAAAACGGCGTTCCCGACGCGCGCGTGATGAACCTGATGAAACTCGACCACGACGGGTTCTCTTTTGGCACCGGCGCGGGCTCAACAAAAGTGGAGCAGATGACGGACAGCCCCGTAGCCGCGTTGAACTTTTGGTGGCAGCCGATGAACCGCGCGGTCCGAGTGCGTGGGTCCGCTCGACTCGAGGCAGCGCCGAGCGAGTCCTTTAACGTGTGGCGGATCGAACCCGTTCGCTTTGAGTACTTCCAAGCGGTGGATGCGCGCAACGCCACCCGCGTGGAGTACAGCTACGAGGGCAGCGGGTGGCGCGTGAAAGTGCTGGACGCCTAG
- a CDS encoding DHA2 family efflux MFS transporter permease subunit yields MKTTPRSPWPALLSMMLGFFMILVDSTIVSVAIPTISAAFGASYDGVIWVNSAYLLAYAVPLLVTGRLGDRFGPRVIYLAGLALFTVSSLACGLAHSIEALIAARAVQGLGGALVTPQTMAVMIRTFSPEQRGGAMGAWGATAGLATIVGPLLGGLLVDAAGWDWIFFVNVPVGVIGFILAWIFVPTLDNTARRFDWAGVALSAVAMFCLIFGIQEGDRLNWDWRPFALIAAGVVFLALFVGWQTRMRGDALVPLSLFRDRNFSLASLTVATVGFTVSTFMIPWMIYVQSVKGFSPTDAALLILPSGVMSGVVAPWIGRLTDARPPKPFAIAGLVLTGLSVALSTVIADPTIAPQWMLAVSVVAGLGNSMMWGPLSMIATRNLEPALAGAGSSVYNTVRQVGAVIGSASIAAMMAAQLNAQLGQSEGASPTQVGRVPEAISQPFALAMSHSLWLPALVIFAGAGIAAFFARTETWKQ; encoded by the coding sequence GTGAAAACTACGCCTCGCTCACCTTGGCCCGCATTGCTGTCGATGATGCTGGGGTTCTTCATGATCCTCGTGGACTCCACCATCGTGTCGGTTGCAATTCCCACCATCTCGGCGGCCTTCGGGGCCAGTTACGACGGCGTGATCTGGGTCAACAGTGCCTACCTCCTGGCCTATGCCGTTCCTCTACTGGTCACGGGGCGGTTGGGCGATAGGTTCGGACCGCGCGTTATCTACCTCGCGGGGCTGGCCCTGTTCACAGTGTCTTCCCTGGCCTGCGGCCTGGCACACTCCATCGAGGCACTCATCGCGGCGCGAGCCGTTCAGGGGCTCGGGGGCGCACTTGTTACCCCGCAGACCATGGCTGTCATGATCCGCACCTTTTCACCGGAACAGCGCGGCGGTGCGATGGGTGCCTGGGGGGCCACGGCCGGGTTGGCCACGATTGTGGGACCCCTCCTCGGCGGCCTGCTTGTCGACGCCGCCGGGTGGGACTGGATCTTCTTCGTCAACGTCCCTGTTGGCGTCATCGGGTTCATTCTGGCGTGGATTTTCGTTCCCACGTTGGACAACACGGCGCGGCGGTTCGACTGGGCAGGTGTCGCCTTAAGCGCCGTGGCAATGTTCTGTCTCATCTTCGGCATCCAGGAAGGCGACCGTCTGAACTGGGACTGGCGCCCATTCGCCCTGATCGCCGCAGGAGTGGTGTTCCTGGCCTTGTTCGTTGGGTGGCAGACTCGCATGCGCGGTGACGCTCTCGTGCCCCTCTCGCTGTTCCGGGATCGCAACTTCTCCCTCGCCTCCCTCACGGTGGCCACGGTTGGTTTCACGGTCTCTACCTTCATGATCCCCTGGATGATCTACGTGCAGTCAGTCAAAGGCTTCAGCCCCACCGACGCCGCTCTGCTCATCCTCCCCTCTGGGGTGATGTCAGGCGTCGTCGCACCGTGGATTGGCCGGTTGACGGATGCGCGGCCGCCCAAGCCCTTCGCCATCGCCGGTTTGGTGTTGACGGGGCTCTCGGTGGCGCTGAGCACCGTCATCGCCGATCCGACTATCGCCCCACAGTGGATGCTCGCCGTTTCCGTCGTCGCCGGGTTGGGTAACTCGATGATGTGGGGCCCGCTCTCGATGATCGCGACGCGCAACCTCGAACCTGCACTGGCTGGCGCGGGCTCCTCGGTGTACAACACCGTCCGCCAAGTCGGCGCGGTCATTGGCTCGGCGAGCATCGCCGCCATGATGGCGGCACAACTCAACGCCCAGCTGGGCCAGTCCGAGGGGGCGAGTCCAACTCAGGTTGGGCGCGTTCCCGAAGCAATCAGCCAACCTTTCGCGCTGGCCATGTCGCATTCGCTGTGGCTACCGGCACTGGTGATCTTCGCGGGCGCGGGCATCGCGGCGTTTTTCGCTCGAACTGAGACATGGAAGCAGTAA
- a CDS encoding ATP-grasp domain-containing protein produces MLEILVLADATDDEDHAVLFPALRERGVSVYRVHPNELTITIDDSGFTFSAGGRTLSPSLVLGWVLDDLLIPGMALLDVFERAGIPVINGALTLFRAQNKLTDSAQLAASGVLNYPVTAGTDQRELERWMRQRAVVKPLSGYGGRGLKLIDAAADLPEGESFYAVPWIDNPGRDIRVYTVNHHPVFAMYRYAPPGKWITNVLAGGGIAMCPLTPEVEDLARRASQAAGTLIGGIDIGENTKTGELVVYETNSCPSLEPAFMEEVADFLVSAARDLPGTLATWKPKTVYRELNDDETLFHESKRGKLVR; encoded by the coding sequence ATGTTAGAGATTCTAGTCTTGGCCGACGCCACTGACGACGAAGATCACGCGGTCCTTTTCCCGGCACTTCGGGAACGCGGCGTCTCTGTGTATCGGGTGCACCCCAACGAGCTCACCATCACGATCGATGACTCCGGTTTCACCTTCTCAGCCGGTGGCCGCACGCTTTCCCCGAGCCTCGTTCTTGGCTGGGTTCTCGACGACCTCCTCATCCCTGGCATGGCGCTCCTTGACGTTTTCGAGCGCGCGGGCATTCCCGTTATCAACGGCGCACTCACCCTCTTCCGCGCCCAAAACAAGCTAACGGATAGCGCCCAGCTCGCGGCCAGCGGCGTGCTCAATTACCCAGTGACCGCCGGGACCGATCAACGGGAGCTCGAGCGGTGGATGCGGCAGCGGGCCGTCGTCAAGCCGCTGTCAGGCTACGGCGGGAGGGGCCTCAAGCTTATCGACGCCGCCGCGGACCTGCCGGAAGGTGAGTCTTTCTACGCTGTACCGTGGATCGACAACCCGGGACGCGACATCCGCGTCTACACCGTCAACCACCATCCCGTTTTTGCAATGTACCGCTACGCTCCCCCAGGCAAATGGATTACAAACGTGCTTGCCGGCGGCGGGATTGCAATGTGCCCACTTACCCCTGAGGTCGAGGACCTCGCCCGGCGCGCGTCGCAGGCCGCGGGCACGCTCATCGGTGGGATCGACATCGGAGAAAACACGAAGACCGGTGAGCTGGTCGTCTACGAGACCAACTCCTGCCCCTCCCTCGAGCCCGCATTCATGGAAGAGGTCGCCGACTTCCTCGTCTCCGCCGCCCGCGATCTTCCCGGCACCTTGGCAACGTGGAAGCCGAAAACTGTGTACCGGGAGCTCAACGACGACGAAACGCTCTTCCACGAAAGCAAGCGCGGGAAGCTCGTTCGCTAA
- the ligD gene encoding non-homologous end-joining DNA ligase, whose amino-acid sequence MPHFEVDGHSLSVSNLDKVLYPATGTTKAEVMHYYLSVADVMMPHVARRPVTRKRWPDGVEGESFFRKDLEESAPEWVTVGPIKHSNGVKHYPLIDGPATLAWFAQVAALELHTPQWRFTSDGSPSNPDRLVLDLDPGPGVTLAGAAEVAGWCREILDGMGLASVPVTSGSKGIHLYASLDGSTDSDAVTQVARHLARALEQEHPDRVTSVMKKTQREGKVFLDWSQNKAAKTTVSPYSLRGRARPTVAVPRTWDEIADPDIRHLELAEVLERLADGNDPLAEFGTDRLATYRSMRDSTKTDEPVPSAAPAPRSGRAIFVIQEHHARRLHWDFRVEHAGVLVSWAVPKGPPLDPQLNRLAVQTEDHPIEYATFEGSIPKGQYGGGEVSIWDSGTVDVEKWREGEEVIAVLTGQPDGGLGGVPRRYALVHTEEKNWLLKYMHKQPVFAPMLATAATPADVVAAQREGATFAFEMKWDGYRMIARVTRGGVTLSSRGGKDYTAMFPHIDELRSVLPDGGVLDGELVALDGEGRPNFSLLRSDSPAPLRFMVFDVLEIGEKSLIDSPYAERRRVLEALKETEHVVVPPSYRGSLAKAQEASLALKLEGVVAKRVDATYEHGERSTAWLKLKNALHQEVVVVGAREGKRGIASLLVAVPDEEGTLRYAGRVGTGFSARQLEDVEKKLRAAERQTPPVDVPASVASDAWWVSPQFVAEVQLAGRTEGGSVRQASWRGWREDKTPAEVRWEV is encoded by the coding sequence ATGCCGCATTTCGAGGTCGATGGCCACTCGCTTTCCGTGAGCAATCTGGACAAGGTGCTCTACCCCGCGACGGGAACCACCAAAGCCGAGGTGATGCATTACTACCTCAGCGTCGCGGACGTGATGATGCCGCACGTCGCCCGCCGACCGGTGACGCGCAAGCGGTGGCCAGACGGGGTAGAGGGGGAGAGTTTCTTCCGCAAAGACCTCGAGGAGTCAGCTCCCGAGTGGGTCACCGTGGGACCCATCAAGCACTCCAACGGCGTCAAGCACTACCCGCTCATCGACGGCCCCGCCACCCTCGCCTGGTTCGCCCAGGTGGCAGCTCTCGAGCTCCACACCCCGCAGTGGCGCTTCACCTCCGACGGCAGCCCCAGTAACCCGGACCGCCTCGTCCTCGACCTCGACCCCGGCCCCGGTGTCACGCTGGCGGGGGCCGCCGAGGTCGCCGGGTGGTGCAGGGAGATCCTCGACGGGATGGGGCTGGCATCAGTTCCGGTGACGTCCGGGTCAAAAGGCATCCATCTGTACGCCTCGCTTGACGGGTCTACTGATTCCGACGCCGTGACGCAGGTCGCCCGGCACCTCGCACGAGCCCTAGAGCAGGAGCACCCGGATCGAGTCACGTCCGTGATGAAGAAAACACAACGCGAGGGGAAGGTCTTTTTGGACTGGAGCCAAAATAAGGCCGCCAAGACGACAGTCAGCCCGTACTCCCTCCGCGGCCGCGCACGCCCGACGGTGGCGGTGCCTCGGACGTGGGATGAAATCGCCGACCCCGACATCCGACACCTCGAGCTCGCGGAGGTGCTGGAGCGCCTCGCAGACGGCAACGACCCCTTGGCCGAGTTCGGTACCGACAGGCTTGCCACCTACCGGTCCATGCGCGATTCCACAAAAACCGATGAGCCCGTCCCCTCCGCCGCGCCGGCCCCCCGCAGCGGGCGGGCCATCTTTGTCATCCAAGAGCACCACGCGCGCCGATTGCACTGGGACTTTCGTGTAGAACACGCCGGGGTGTTGGTGTCGTGGGCCGTGCCAAAAGGACCGCCGCTGGACCCCCAGCTCAACCGCCTCGCGGTGCAAACCGAGGACCACCCGATCGAGTACGCGACGTTCGAAGGGTCGATCCCGAAGGGGCAGTACGGCGGCGGCGAGGTGAGCATCTGGGATTCGGGCACGGTGGACGTCGAAAAGTGGAGGGAGGGCGAGGAAGTCATCGCGGTGCTGACCGGCCAACCCGACGGCGGGCTCGGCGGGGTGCCGCGCCGCTACGCCTTGGTGCACACCGAAGAGAAGAACTGGCTGCTGAAATACATGCACAAACAGCCTGTTTTCGCTCCGATGCTTGCCACCGCCGCGACACCCGCCGACGTTGTCGCGGCGCAGCGAGAAGGCGCGACGTTCGCCTTCGAGATGAAATGGGATGGCTACCGCATGATCGCGCGGGTTACCCGCGGGGGTGTCACCCTGAGTAGCCGGGGCGGCAAAGACTACACGGCGATGTTTCCGCACATCGACGAGTTGCGCAGCGTGCTTCCCGACGGCGGCGTCCTCGACGGCGAGCTCGTCGCCTTAGACGGCGAGGGCCGCCCCAACTTTTCACTACTGCGGTCCGACTCGCCCGCGCCCCTGCGTTTCATGGTTTTCGACGTGCTCGAAATCGGTGAGAAATCGCTTATCGACTCCCCCTACGCCGAGCGGCGCCGCGTGCTGGAGGCGCTGAAGGAGACCGAGCACGTGGTCGTCCCCCCGTCGTACCGAGGCTCCCTGGCCAAGGCCCAGGAGGCGAGCCTTGCACTCAAGCTCGAGGGAGTCGTGGCCAAACGCGTGGACGCCACCTATGAGCACGGCGAGCGCAGCACCGCCTGGCTGAAGCTGAAGAACGCGCTGCACCAGGAAGTTGTTGTCGTTGGCGCGCGGGAGGGCAAGCGCGGTATCGCGTCCCTGCTGGTCGCCGTACCCGACGAGGAGGGAACACTCCGCTACGCGGGGCGCGTAGGCACGGGCTTTAGCGCGCGACAGCTGGAGGACGTGGAGAAGAAGTTGCGGGCCGCCGAAAGGCAGACCCCGCCTGTCGACGTCCCCGCGTCCGTCGCCTCCGACGCCTGGTGGGTCAGCCCACAATTCGTCGCGGAGGTTCAGCTGGCGGGGCGAACCGAGGGCGGTAGCGTGCGCCAAGCGTCGTGGCGGGGCTGGCGCGAGGATAAAACTCCCGCGGAAGTGCGCTGGGAAGTTTAA